One window of the Corynebacterium glutamicum ATCC 13032 genome contains the following:
- a CDS encoding LGFP repeat-containing protein, whose amino-acid sequence MRSDVIELPEGVSKEKADQLEVAEARLNEGARLMATTGCEVMWPTGFSVCGRILDTYRQVGGQLSWLGPPKSNELTNPDGVGKRSEFFGGAIYWHPDTGAYAVTLDGLRQWGTLNWESGPLGYPTSGPMDTNYPLTQRQTFQGGDNYYNPLTGGAVWGDIKQRYEELGGSNHAIGIPITNELPSGTEYFYNNFSNGTISWRNDRQTRFMYLATQRVWDALGRETGRLGFPEADETPEVSGLFHVVNFAERGVIAWNGILGARELYGDVYSLWLQYQNTDTPLGWPIPSLTSLNESLEQEFTRGVVLGSGDALTWIPDDEERSLEDFLPIGSSGSSSSSQEMTLFSQRAQYVDCKNLPDLDEQRKTENNIEKNGGPIKKEYSSRGFPTEFRFVVRKGHYDRYRNEGWGYLKNYCKHNFANHAMAEAVVDKAVIDYGSSPGTSYYKFEKTVYFLDCRTYTFNKNSGCKEMHAPQWVTIIYNPHTFTGANSNRPKGVISAWCNSTPPGGIEHEPEISQCPDHVNLYNKLRI is encoded by the coding sequence ATGCGTTCAGATGTTATCGAGTTACCGGAGGGGGTAAGCAAGGAGAAAGCTGACCAGCTAGAAGTTGCGGAAGCGCGACTTAACGAGGGTGCACGACTGATGGCAACCACCGGGTGTGAGGTTATGTGGCCAACGGGCTTCTCAGTTTGTGGCCGAATTCTTGACACCTATCGCCAGGTTGGAGGTCAGTTGTCATGGCTTGGGCCACCGAAGTCAAACGAGTTGACCAATCCCGACGGTGTTGGCAAAAGAAGTGAATTTTTTGGTGGAGCCATCTATTGGCACCCAGACACAGGCGCTTATGCAGTGACCTTGGACGGTTTGCGACAGTGGGGGACCTTGAACTGGGAATCAGGGCCATTGGGGTACCCAACCTCTGGTCCGATGGATACAAACTATCCCCTTACTCAGCGACAGACTTTTCAAGGTGGTGACAACTACTACAACCCATTGACTGGCGGTGCTGTGTGGGGCGATATTAAACAGCGCTACGAAGAACTTGGCGGCTCGAATCATGCCATTGGCATCCCGATCACTAATGAGCTACCTAGCGGTACTGAGTATTTTTACAATAATTTCTCCAATGGAACAATTTCGTGGCGAAATGATCGTCAGACACGGTTTATGTATTTGGCTACGCAGCGGGTGTGGGATGCGTTGGGTCGGGAGACGGGTCGTTTAGGTTTTCCTGAAGCAGATGAAACACCTGAGGTTTCTGGTCTATTCCATGTGGTGAATTTTGCGGAGCGCGGGGTGATTGCGTGGAATGGAATCCTAGGCGCCAGAGAGCTGTATGGTGATGTTTACTCCCTGTGGCTGCAATACCAAAATACCGATACTCCTTTAGGGTGGCCGATACCATCATTGACATCATTAAATGAGTCACTCGAACAAGAATTCACCAGAGGTGTTGTTTTAGGCTCAGGTGATGCACTGACATGGATTCCTGACGATGAAGAAAGAAGTTTGGAGGATTTCCTCCCAATTGGAAGTAGCGGCTCATCCTCATCGAGCCAAGAGATGACCCTGTTTTCCCAGCGTGCACAATACGTGGATTGCAAGAATCTTCCCGATTTAGATGAGCAGAGAAAAACTGAAAACAACATTGAAAAGAATGGTGGCCCGATCAAAAAAGAGTATAGTTCGCGAGGTTTCCCCACCGAGTTCAGATTTGTGGTGAGAAAAGGGCATTATGACCGTTACAGGAATGAAGGCTGGGGATATTTAAAAAACTATTGCAAACACAACTTCGCCAACCACGCTATGGCTGAGGCCGTAGTAGATAAAGCGGTGATTGATTATGGCTCATCGCCAGGAACCAGCTATTACAAGTTCGAGAAAACGGTGTACTTTCTAGATTGCAGAACTTATACATTCAATAAGAACTCAGGATGTAAAGAAATGCACGCTCCGCAATGGGTGACTATTATTTACAATCCTCATACTTTCACTGGAGCAAATTCGAACAGACCCAAGGGGGTAATTTCAGCATGGTGTAATTCAACCCCACCTGGTGGAATCGAACACGAGCCGGAAATTTCCCAATGTCCTGATCATGTGAATCTTTATAATAAGCTTCGCATATGA
- a CDS encoding IS5-like element ISCgl6 family transposase, with the protein MPALPSSIIDPLWRQFSALIPPVIITHPLGCHRARIADRIIVDKLIAVLVLGVSYIKISDSTCSATTIRTRRDEWITAGIFKNLEQICLESYDRFIGLDLENLNVDGCIVKAPCGGEVAGRFPVDREKGTKRSLMVDGHGIPIGCVVAGANRHDLPLLAATLDTLGRFGGSLPDQITVHLDAGYDSKKTRRLLSEFGYSWVISIKGEPLQAGTRWVVERTNSWHNRGFKKLSICTERCTRVVEAFIALANAVIILRRLIKQAWTSYRWDTRPGHRP; encoded by the coding sequence GTGCCTGCCCTTCCATCATCTATCATCGACCCCCTCTGGCGCCAGTTCTCCGCCTTAATCCCACCGGTTATCATCACCCACCCACTAGGGTGCCACCGTGCACGCATTGCTGACCGGATCATCGTCGACAAACTCATCGCAGTGCTTGTCCTCGGTGTCTCCTATATCAAGATTTCCGATTCCACCTGCTCAGCCACCACGATACGCACCCGCCGAGACGAGTGGATCACTGCCGGGATTTTCAAGAATTTAGAACAGATCTGTCTGGAGTCCTACGACCGTTTCATCGGGTTAGACCTAGAAAACTTAAATGTTGATGGCTGCATTGTTAAAGCTCCCTGCGGCGGAGAGGTAGCCGGCAGATTCCCGGTTGACCGGGAAAAAGGCACCAAACGCTCGTTAATGGTCGATGGACATGGAATCCCGATCGGGTGCGTGGTCGCCGGAGCCAATCGGCATGATTTACCGTTGTTAGCTGCAACCTTGGACACGCTCGGCCGGTTTGGGGGCTCTCTTCCCGATCAGATCACGGTGCATCTCGATGCTGGGTATGACTCGAAGAAAACCCGCAGGCTACTCAGCGAATTTGGTTATAGCTGGGTGATCAGCATTAAAGGTGAGCCGCTGCAGGCTGGGACTCGGTGGGTGGTGGAGCGTACTAACTCTTGGCATAACCGGGGTTTTAAGAAACTTAGTATCTGCACCGAACGTTGTACCCGGGTTGTGGAAGCGTTTATCGCTTTAGCCAACGCGGTGATTATTCTGCGTCGGCTTATCAAACAGGCCTGGACTAGTTACCGCTGGGACACCCGACCGGGCCACAGACCTTAA
- a CDS encoding pentapeptide repeat-containing protein, with the protein MNKTDEAFLLEGDIFAPLIAGLSSVNSAIRSATVQHAFRSMDRAAATGTTYGASIVQSLCDIVVTHMFVESDFPRKYGWSEITVGRQIFEQLGRRLGRASDESPERFEAQAVPSTHVFHAPLDKTPSFEVEVSLRLYALKTDSVNVSDCCFSGANFGECSWQYARLTNCDLSYCSFIGAQLGDTVISGDLSHSRFREAVINFADISADITNAFFGNADLQGSRCVFKNASDAIFRGCNLKGANLEGSDDAINLSEAVVDHETVFPDGSLLERKRYSDYETISTKWGEVQFVADRYCS; encoded by the coding sequence ATGAACAAGACTGATGAAGCTTTCCTTCTTGAAGGCGATATTTTTGCTCCCTTGATTGCGGGTTTAAGTAGCGTTAACAGCGCGATCCGCTCTGCCACAGTTCAACATGCGTTTAGATCCATGGATCGCGCTGCAGCAACGGGTACAACTTATGGAGCGAGTATCGTTCAGTCACTGTGTGACATTGTTGTTACGCATATGTTTGTCGAATCAGATTTTCCACGGAAATACGGTTGGTCTGAGATTACTGTAGGACGGCAAATATTTGAGCAACTGGGGCGGAGGTTAGGGCGCGCGTCTGATGAATCCCCCGAAAGGTTTGAGGCACAGGCGGTACCATCAACACATGTTTTCCATGCTCCTTTGGACAAGACCCCGTCGTTTGAAGTTGAGGTCAGTCTTCGGCTATATGCCTTAAAAACAGATTCGGTGAATGTGTCGGATTGTTGTTTTTCTGGTGCAAATTTTGGTGAGTGTTCATGGCAATATGCACGATTAACGAATTGCGATCTTTCCTACTGCAGCTTTATTGGCGCTCAGTTGGGCGATACTGTAATTTCGGGTGATTTGTCGCATAGTCGGTTTCGTGAAGCGGTGATAAATTTTGCTGATATTTCTGCGGACATCACTAATGCCTTCTTTGGGAATGCTGATTTACAAGGGAGTCGGTGTGTGTTTAAGAACGCTTCGGACGCCATCTTCCGGGGATGTAATCTAAAAGGGGCGAATTTGGAGGGGTCCGATGATGCTATTAATCTCTCCGAGGCGGTTGTAGATCATGAGACTGTGTTTCCAGATGGGTCGCTTTTAGAGCGAAAACGTTACAGTGATTATGAGACTATTTCGACGAAGTGGGGTGAGGTGCAGTTTGTTGCCGATCGCTATTGTTCGTAG
- a CDS encoding MepB family protein, whose product MGFSALEMWSTELGITVSVAPEPQNSDYESGLAQVEGHEWHVRTGRNTPSKPGAFVAFWQRGVGGQTQPFSDDGMNAGLLVFVRNDVRRGVFRFSAGHLAELGITAADGQPGKRGFRVYPSWCEGLNSQARAMQRAQSSAFEEY is encoded by the coding sequence ATGGGATTTAGCGCGTTGGAGATGTGGTCGACCGAGCTGGGCATAACTGTTTCGGTCGCCCCTGAGCCACAGAACAGTGATTATGAATCAGGATTAGCACAGGTTGAAGGTCATGAGTGGCATGTCCGGACTGGCCGGAACACGCCGTCGAAGCCGGGTGCCTTTGTTGCCTTTTGGCAGCGAGGCGTGGGAGGGCAGACCCAGCCGTTTAGTGACGACGGGATGAATGCTGGTCTTCTTGTCTTTGTGAGGAACGATGTTCGGCGCGGAGTGTTTAGGTTTTCCGCTGGTCATCTTGCAGAATTGGGGATTACCGCAGCAGACGGACAGCCGGGTAAACGTGGATTTCGTGTTTACCCCTCCTGGTGCGAAGGGCTCAATTCGCAGGCCAGGGCCATGCAGCGAGCACAATCGAGTGCATTCGAGGAGTATTGA